In Levilactobacillus brevis, a single genomic region encodes these proteins:
- a CDS encoding bifunctional (p)ppGpp synthetase/guanosine-3',5'-bis(diphosphate) 3'-pyrophosphohydrolase: MTKERVWTAEEVIARVGKYMNAQHVEMVVKACHFATVAHKDQHRQSGEPYIMHPIQVAGILADLNMDPETVSAGFLHDIVEDTGVSLSDVRELFGDDVALIVDGVTKLGKIKYKSNREQLAENHRKLLLAMSKDIRVMIVKLADRLHNMRTLQHLRPDKQRRIANETLEIYAPLADRLGISTIKWELEDISLRYLNPQQYYRIVHLMNSRRDQREQYIAGAIKVIQNSIKDLNLDSEIYGRPKHIYSVYRKMKDQHKQFSQIYDLLAIRVIVDTIKYCYAVLGAIHSQWKPMPGRFKDYIAMPKANMYQSLHTTVIGPEGRPLEVQIRTKEMHAVAEYGVAAHWAYKEGVKDKVQETNTGDKLNIFKHIIELQEDTDDASDFMDSVKGELFGDHVYAFTPKGDVLELPKGAGPLDMAYAIHTEVGHHTTGATINGKIVPLNYEIKNGDIVDIRTSSSSAGPSRDWLKLVSTRRARNKIKQFFRQTDRKQNIVAGQDAVERTIRELGYDPKALMKKENLEKVTAKMHYQHADDLLAAIGFGDIQPRGVANRLTEGVRQAEENERQRQEERELLEEHQTIKNDNDNDRKDRNKGKESDGVVIEGVDNLLIRLSHCCSPVPGDDIVGYITKGRGVSVHRKDCPNVKHAEENGERIVAVRWGNMAGDKTNYNADIEVQGYNRNGMLNDVLRTINNNTKFLTSINGKVDHNRMAIISVSLGTRNQFELQRIIDSIKNIPDVYVVKRAFH, from the coding sequence ATGACCAAAGAACGTGTCTGGACGGCTGAAGAAGTAATTGCCAGAGTCGGTAAATATATGAATGCGCAACACGTTGAAATGGTGGTTAAAGCCTGTCATTTCGCGACGGTTGCCCACAAGGACCAGCATCGTCAATCTGGTGAACCCTACATCATGCATCCCATCCAAGTGGCTGGAATTCTGGCGGACCTCAATATGGACCCAGAAACGGTTTCCGCGGGTTTCCTGCACGATATTGTGGAGGATACCGGGGTGTCGCTCAGTGATGTCCGGGAACTTTTCGGCGACGACGTGGCTTTGATTGTGGACGGCGTTACGAAACTGGGGAAGATTAAGTACAAATCCAACCGGGAACAGTTGGCGGAAAATCACCGTAAATTGTTGTTGGCCATGTCCAAGGACATTCGGGTCATGATCGTTAAATTGGCCGATCGACTACACAACATGCGGACGCTGCAACATTTGCGGCCCGACAAGCAACGCCGAATTGCCAACGAAACGCTGGAAATCTACGCGCCGCTGGCCGACCGGTTGGGGATTAGCACCATCAAGTGGGAACTCGAGGATATTTCCCTGCGTTACCTGAACCCCCAACAGTATTACCGGATCGTTCACCTGATGAATTCTCGGCGTGATCAGCGGGAGCAGTACATTGCCGGGGCCATTAAGGTCATTCAAAATTCCATCAAGGACTTGAACTTGGACTCGGAAATTTACGGCCGGCCGAAGCACATCTACTCGGTTTACCGGAAGATGAAGGATCAGCACAAGCAATTTAGCCAGATCTATGACCTGCTTGCCATCCGAGTGATTGTCGATACCATTAAGTACTGCTACGCCGTTCTCGGGGCGATCCACTCTCAGTGGAAGCCCATGCCTGGCCGGTTTAAGGACTACATCGCGATGCCTAAGGCCAACATGTACCAATCCCTGCATACGACGGTGATTGGACCCGAGGGGCGGCCGTTGGAAGTCCAGATTCGAACCAAGGAAATGCACGCCGTCGCCGAATACGGGGTTGCGGCGCACTGGGCCTACAAAGAAGGCGTCAAAGATAAGGTTCAAGAGACCAATACCGGCGACAAACTCAACATCTTCAAGCACATCATTGAATTGCAGGAAGACACCGACGACGCCTCCGACTTCATGGATAGTGTCAAGGGCGAGCTCTTTGGCGACCACGTCTACGCCTTCACACCGAAGGGCGACGTACTCGAGTTGCCGAAGGGCGCCGGACCGTTGGATATGGCCTATGCCATCCACACGGAGGTTGGTCACCATACCACCGGTGCCACCATTAACGGCAAGATTGTGCCGCTGAACTACGAGATTAAGAACGGGGACATCGTCGACATTCGTACGTCTTCCAGTTCGGCTGGCCCGAGTCGGGACTGGTTAAAGCTGGTTTCCACGCGGCGGGCCCGCAACAAGATCAAACAGTTCTTCCGCCAGACCGATCGCAAGCAAAACATTGTGGCCGGCCAAGACGCCGTGGAACGAACGATTCGCGAGTTGGGCTACGACCCCAAGGCCTTGATGAAAAAGGAAAACTTGGAGAAGGTCACCGCCAAGATGCACTACCAGCACGCCGATGACTTACTGGCCGCGATCGGATTTGGTGATATTCAGCCTCGTGGCGTGGCCAATCGTCTCACGGAAGGTGTACGGCAGGCCGAAGAGAATGAACGGCAGCGTCAAGAAGAACGCGAGCTGCTGGAAGAACACCAGACCATTAAGAATGATAACGACAATGATCGTAAGGATCGCAATAAGGGCAAAGAATCCGATGGCGTGGTCATCGAAGGTGTCGACAACCTGTTGATTCGGCTGAGCCACTGTTGTTCACCGGTGCCCGGCGATGATATCGTTGGCTACATCACCAAGGGTCGTGGGGTTTCCGTTCATCGCAAGGATTGCCCAAACGTCAAGCACGCCGAAGAGAATGGTGAGCGGATCGTGGCGGTTCGCTGGGGCAATATGGCCGGCGATAAGACCAATTACAATGCCGATATTGAGGTGCAGGGCTACAATCGTAACGGGATGTTAAACGACGTACTGCGGACGATTAACAACAATACGAAGTTCCTGACCTCGATCAATGGCAAGGTCGATCACAACCGAATGGCCATCATCTCGGTCAGTCTGGGCACGAGAAATCAATTTGAACTACAACGAATCATTGATAGCATTAAGAACATTCCGGACGTCTACGTGGTTAAGCGGGCGTTCCACTAA
- a CDS encoding 16S rRNA (uracil(1498)-N(3))-methyltransferase — protein sequence MQRYFLAAPHHDGDQVALSPVIYHHWVTVLRAEVGATAEFVDDTAHLFHGQLTQVTADQATVTLTAVPTPKVELPVHALIACGLPKQEKAEWITQKATELGVDQIIFFGGDWSVAKWQGNKVEKKLKRLTKIADGAAEQSHRLRQPTVSYAPNLTAVLQEPVDVRLMAYEESAKQGEQSALNQQLQALEPGQRVLTIFGPEGGISPAEVAAAQAAQTTLVGLGPRILRTETAPLYLLSALSLVLELQQPR from the coding sequence ATGCAACGATACTTCCTAGCAGCACCCCATCACGACGGGGATCAGGTCGCGTTGTCTCCCGTCATTTACCACCACTGGGTCACCGTCTTGCGGGCCGAGGTGGGCGCAACCGCGGAGTTTGTCGATGACACGGCCCACTTGTTCCACGGCCAGTTGACTCAGGTTACCGCCGATCAGGCGACGGTAACCTTGACGGCCGTGCCCACGCCTAAGGTTGAACTCCCCGTGCACGCCCTCATCGCTTGTGGCTTGCCTAAGCAGGAGAAGGCGGAGTGGATCACCCAGAAGGCGACGGAACTCGGCGTTGACCAGATTATCTTCTTCGGGGGCGACTGGTCCGTGGCCAAATGGCAGGGCAACAAGGTTGAAAAGAAACTCAAGCGGCTCACGAAGATTGCGGACGGGGCGGCCGAACAGTCCCACCGCCTCCGCCAGCCAACGGTGAGCTACGCACCAAACCTCACGGCCGTCTTACAGGAGCCCGTGGACGTGCGTTTGATGGCGTATGAAGAATCGGCCAAGCAGGGCGAACAGAGTGCCTTAAATCAGCAGTTACAGGCTCTGGAACCCGGCCAACGCGTGCTGACCATCTTCGGACCAGAAGGTGGAATTAGCCCCGCCGAAGTGGCCGCTGCGCAGGCCGCACAAACCACGCTGGTGGGCCTCGGACCACGGATTTTACGGACGGAAACGGCGCCACTCTATCTCCTTTCTGCGCTGTCTCTGGTCTTGGAACTGCAACAACCGAGATGA
- the prmA gene encoding 50S ribosomal protein L11 methyltransferase: MEWTEVSVLTTNEAVEAVSNILQEAGASGVKIDDAADYANLKAGKFGEIVDLKTIPHRTTGALITAYYPETVFVPEILPTIKQRVSELSQFGLDPQPGTVTTKAVDDESWATAWQKYYHPVRVTRYLTVTPSWENYQPVQPGENVIRLDPGMAFGTGTHPTTRLSLTALEMVVRGGESMYDVGTGSGVLSIAAKYMGVKAIRAFDLDEVAVRSAKTNLDLNPVAQDVVAKPNDLLKGIHQPVNLVVANILTEIILPLIPQAWENLTTGGYFLTSGIIADKLDEVVAAQRKQGFIIDNILQMKDWRGVIAHKPTEDE; encoded by the coding sequence ATGGAATGGACCGAAGTGAGTGTCTTAACCACCAACGAGGCCGTGGAAGCGGTCAGCAACATCTTACAGGAAGCCGGTGCTAGTGGCGTCAAGATCGACGACGCCGCGGATTACGCCAATCTAAAGGCCGGGAAGTTCGGCGAAATCGTGGACTTGAAGACGATTCCCCACCGGACGACGGGGGCGCTGATTACCGCGTACTATCCCGAAACCGTCTTTGTTCCAGAAATCTTGCCCACGATTAAACAGCGGGTCAGCGAACTCAGTCAGTTCGGTCTCGATCCCCAACCCGGTACCGTCACGACCAAGGCCGTCGATGACGAGAGTTGGGCGACTGCTTGGCAGAAATATTATCATCCGGTCCGGGTAACCCGTTATTTGACGGTGACCCCCAGCTGGGAGAACTATCAGCCCGTCCAACCCGGTGAAAACGTCATTCGGCTCGACCCTGGGATGGCCTTTGGAACTGGCACCCATCCGACCACGCGGCTGTCCCTGACGGCGTTGGAAATGGTCGTTCGCGGTGGCGAATCCATGTATGATGTCGGTACCGGTTCTGGTGTTCTCAGCATCGCCGCCAAGTACATGGGCGTCAAGGCTATCAGGGCTTTTGATCTCGATGAGGTTGCCGTGCGTTCCGCCAAGACCAACTTGGATCTGAACCCCGTGGCCCAAGACGTGGTGGCGAAACCCAATGACTTGCTAAAGGGGATTCACCAACCGGTCAACTTGGTCGTGGCCAACATTTTGACCGAAATCATCTTGCCACTGATTCCCCAAGCCTGGGAGAACCTGACCACCGGTGGGTATTTCCTGACGTCCGGCATCATCGCTGATAAATTGGATGAGGTCGTGGCCGCCCAACGCAAGCAAGGGTTCATCATCGATAACATCTTGCAAATGAAGGATTGGCGCGGTGTCATCGCGCACAAACCAACGGAGGATGAATAG
- the mscL gene encoding large-conductance mechanosensitive channel protein MscL has protein sequence MLKEFKEFIARGNVMDLAVGVIVGAAFTAIVNSLVENLINPLLGIFIGNIDFSNLVFTVGQAHFRYGAFINAIINFLIIAFVVFLLVKFLNKLTPKPTEKEAEPEPSTEEKYLQEIVELLKKDAK, from the coding sequence GTGCTAAAAGAGTTTAAGGAATTTATCGCCCGCGGCAACGTCATGGACCTGGCCGTTGGGGTCATCGTTGGGGCGGCGTTCACCGCCATCGTCAATTCTCTGGTGGAAAATCTGATCAACCCGTTACTGGGGATTTTCATTGGAAACATTGATTTTTCCAATCTGGTCTTTACCGTGGGACAAGCGCACTTCCGTTACGGGGCATTTATCAACGCTATCATTAACTTCCTGATTATCGCCTTCGTGGTCTTCCTACTGGTTAAGTTCTTGAATAAGTTGACGCCCAAACCCACCGAGAAGGAAGCAGAACCAGAGCCGAGCACTGAGGAGAAATACCTGCAAGAGATTGTGGAATTATTAAAGAAAGATGCTAAGTAA
- a CDS encoding cell surface protein has translation MMIFIWLLICAAGGYWAYTHHRKWLVALSAVLFVFGGIGALGASQPTEKTKTVKVGTARLAKAQSESRQLAASASRQDKALALVSSQVDESESVSESKADSASEAVASSKATAKSESKAAAKTASEQASAASHQATQTSRASHKQGDLDTNKAQKIVGNRNSKIYHTPDQAGYHMNSSNAVYFQTEAQAKAAGYRKALR, from the coding sequence ATGATGATTTTTATTTGGCTGCTGATCTGTGCCGCTGGCGGCTATTGGGCGTATACCCACCATCGCAAGTGGCTGGTGGCCCTGAGTGCCGTGCTCTTCGTCTTCGGCGGAATTGGCGCATTGGGCGCGAGTCAGCCAACCGAAAAGACCAAGACGGTGAAGGTTGGGACGGCCCGTTTGGCCAAGGCCCAGAGCGAGTCACGACAACTCGCGGCCTCGGCTAGCCGACAGGATAAGGCCTTGGCTCTCGTGTCGAGTCAAGTCGATGAATCGGAATCGGTGAGCGAATCAAAGGCCGATAGTGCAAGCGAAGCCGTGGCTAGTTCTAAAGCAACCGCTAAATCCGAATCAAAAGCGGCCGCCAAAACCGCTAGCGAACAAGCTAGTGCGGCCAGTCATCAGGCCACCCAGACCAGTCGAGCCAGCCACAAGCAAGGCGATCTCGATACCAACAAAGCACAAAAGATTGTGGGTAACCGCAATTCCAAGATTTACCACACTCCCGATCAGGCCGGCTACCACATGAATAGTAGTAATGCGGTTTATTTCCAGACGGAAGCCCAAGCCAAGGCGGCGGGTTATAGAAAGGCGCTGCGCTAA
- a CDS encoding DNA/RNA non-specific endonuclease, protein MKKILTLTASLIALFSIGLSGCGQQKSTAKSASSSTKVIYDHGPQKRASRLEKANASEKARLDQRQAKLNRKQASLKAAKKATPQTPAQHPTTTRSSGVNLANLTYSGQQEITVNQNKPGFSQAQLSTKHGAWATYANLDSLNRVTGASALLNQSLMPTAQREALTVDPTGWHNKRTSHGWLYNRSHLIGYQFTGQNNNPKNLMTGTRTLNNPSMLHNEMDVATYLKSSKNHYVRYAVTPVFKGNELVARGVQMRAQSVGSNAVHFNVYIFNIEPGYTIDYATGYSHAS, encoded by the coding sequence ATGAAAAAAATACTTACACTGACTGCCAGCCTAATCGCGCTATTTAGCATTGGCCTGAGTGGTTGCGGCCAACAAAAATCAACGGCCAAGTCCGCGAGTTCCAGTACGAAGGTCATCTATGACCATGGTCCCCAGAAGCGGGCCAGTCGCCTAGAAAAGGCCAATGCCAGCGAAAAGGCCCGGCTGGATCAACGACAAGCCAAGTTAAATCGAAAACAAGCCAGCCTCAAGGCGGCGAAAAAAGCCACTCCCCAGACACCGGCTCAACACCCCACGACTACACGGTCGTCCGGCGTCAATCTGGCCAATCTAACCTACAGTGGCCAGCAAGAGATTACCGTTAACCAGAACAAGCCGGGCTTTAGTCAGGCGCAGCTCTCGACAAAGCACGGGGCCTGGGCAACTTATGCCAATCTGGATAGCCTAAACCGGGTCACCGGTGCCTCGGCCTTGCTCAATCAGTCCCTAATGCCAACCGCCCAACGTGAGGCACTGACGGTTGACCCGACCGGTTGGCATAATAAGCGAACTAGCCACGGTTGGCTATACAACCGCAGTCATTTGATCGGCTACCAATTCACTGGCCAGAATAACAATCCCAAGAATCTGATGACCGGGACCCGGACGCTGAACAACCCCAGCATGCTCCACAATGAAATGGACGTCGCCACCTACCTGAAATCCAGCAAGAACCATTACGTACGTTATGCCGTGACCCCTGTCTTTAAAGGCAATGAACTGGTCGCTCGGGGCGTGCAGATGCGGGCCCAGTCGGTGGGGTCTAACGCCGTTCACTTCAACGTGTACATTTTCAATATCGAACCTGGTTATACCATTGATTATGCGACTGGGTATAGTCACGCTAGTTAA